A genome region from Mercenaria mercenaria strain notata chromosome 11, MADL_Memer_1, whole genome shotgun sequence includes the following:
- the LOC123532816 gene encoding perlucin-like protein isoform X1 yields the protein MLVVIILVASGIFHSAFSRPTCQSAFDYKRHVLRKLVEFMDAISSTKDGTEGTESSDTTCPDMWVTFQGSCYLFANQRVIYSEAERFCQQHESHLVHVDNVHENNFLQDMMRNRLRENNWWSGLTDREIEGKWQWVDTDKSPDFTDWYPGQPNNSGNEDCGVFWASHSFHWGDLGCTHKAVAICEKW from the exons ATGCTCGTTGTGATCATTCTTGTAGCTAGTGGGATTTTCCATTCTGCATTTTCTCGCCCGACTTGTCAAAGTGCTTTTGATTATAAGCGTCACGTGCTAAGAAAACTAGTTGAGTTCATGGATGCAATATCCAGTACTAAAGATGGCACTGAAG GTACAGAGTCTAGTGATACAACGTGTCCAGACATGTGGGTGACTTTCCAAGGGTCATGTTACCTCTTCGCAAATCAAAGGGTGATTTATTCGGAAGCAGAG CGATTTTGCCAACAACACGAATCCCACTTGGTGCACGTGGACAATGtacatgaaaacaattttcttcaAGACATGATGCGCAATCGCTTGAGAG aaaacaattggTGGAGTGGGCTTACGGACAGGGAAATCGAAGGTAAATGGCAATGGGTGGATACAGATAAATCTCCAGATTTTACAGACTGGTATCCAG GACAGCCAAACAATTCTGGAAATGAAGACTGTGGTGTATTCTGGGCCTCACATTCATTTCATTGGGGAGATTTAGGCTGCACACACAAAGCTGTAGCAATCTGCGAAAAGTGGTAA
- the LOC123532816 gene encoding perlucin-like protein isoform X2 translates to MLVVIILVASGIFHSAFSRPTCQSAFDYKRHVLRKLVEFMDAISSTKDGTEGTESSDTTCPDMWVTFQGSCYLFANQRVIYSEAERFCQQHESHLVHVDNVHENNFLQDMMRNRLRENNWWSGLTDREIEGKWQWVDTDKSPDFTDWYPGQPNNSGNEDCGVFWASHSFHWGDLGCTHKAVAICEK, encoded by the exons ATGCTCGTTGTGATCATTCTTGTAGCTAGTGGGATTTTCCATTCTGCATTTTCTCGCCCGACTTGTCAAAGTGCTTTTGATTATAAGCGTCACGTGCTAAGAAAACTAGTTGAGTTCATGGATGCAATATCCAGTACTAAAGATGGCACTGAAG GTACAGAGTCTAGTGATACAACGTGTCCAGACATGTGGGTGACTTTCCAAGGGTCATGTTACCTCTTCGCAAATCAAAGGGTGATTTATTCGGAAGCAGAG CGATTTTGCCAACAACACGAATCCCACTTGGTGCACGTGGACAATGtacatgaaaacaattttcttcaAGACATGATGCGCAATCGCTTGAGAG aaaacaattggTGGAGTGGGCTTACGGACAGGGAAATCGAAGGTAAATGGCAATGGGTGGATACAGATAAATCTCCAGATTTTACAGACTGGTATCCAG GACAGCCAAACAATTCTGGAAATGAAGACTGTGGTGTATTCTGGGCCTCACATTCATTTCATTGGGGAGATTTAGGCTGCACACACAAAGCTGTAGCAATCTGCGAAAAGTG a
- the LOC123532816 gene encoding hepatic lectin-like isoform X3: MEFRVNFDVVYCTESSDTTCPDMWVTFQGSCYLFANQRVIYSEAERFCQQHESHLVHVDNVHENNFLQDMMRNRLRENNWWSGLTDREIEGKWQWVDTDKSPDFTDWYPGQPNNSGNEDCGVFWASHSFHWGDLGCTHKAVAICEKW, translated from the exons GTACAGAGTCTAGTGATACAACGTGTCCAGACATGTGGGTGACTTTCCAAGGGTCATGTTACCTCTTCGCAAATCAAAGGGTGATTTATTCGGAAGCAGAG CGATTTTGCCAACAACACGAATCCCACTTGGTGCACGTGGACAATGtacatgaaaacaattttcttcaAGACATGATGCGCAATCGCTTGAGAG aaaacaattggTGGAGTGGGCTTACGGACAGGGAAATCGAAGGTAAATGGCAATGGGTGGATACAGATAAATCTCCAGATTTTACAGACTGGTATCCAG GACAGCCAAACAATTCTGGAAATGAAGACTGTGGTGTATTCTGGGCCTCACATTCATTTCATTGGGGAGATTTAGGCTGCACACACAAAGCTGTAGCAATCTGCGAAAAGTGGTAA